In the Diprion similis isolate iyDipSimi1 chromosome 2, iyDipSimi1.1, whole genome shotgun sequence genome, one interval contains:
- the LOC124414408 gene encoding solute carrier family 12 member 4 isoform X4, translated as MPERFTVTPATSAPSPKEPVSIDVRFGDGGGAAGDGEPFVGGNNAEKMSGYETNLYLYSEEMEDRPRISTLLNSLANYSNTIPAATDPDSKSAQAAGGGARMGTLIGVFLPCIQNIFGVILFIRLTWVVGTAGAIQGFLIVLCCCCVTMLTAISMSAIATNGVVPAGGSYFMISRSLGPEFGGAVGMLFYMGTTLAAAMYIIGAVEIVLTYMAPGMSIFGDFTKDASIMYNNFRVYGTGLLMVMGTIVFIGVKFVNKFATIALACVIFSIIAVYVGLFYNFNGSEALKMCVLGKRLLKDLKNVTGGCKTGPDGELDSIFCKNSTCDQYYKDHKPEVRNGVRGLASGVFMENLWGSFLEEGQFLAYDNEPEHVNTLGGPSYNQIQADLTTTFTILIGIFFPSVTGIMAGSNRSGDLADAQKSIPIGTICAILTTSTVYLSTVLLFAGTVDNLLLRDKFGQSIGGRLVVANIAWPNEWVILVGSFLSTLGAGLQSLTGAPRLLQAIARDGIIPFLSPFAASSSRGEPTRALLLTVVICQCGILLGNVDYLAPLLSMFFLMCYGFVNLACALQTLLRTPNWRPRFKYYHWSLSFLGLSLCIAIMFMTSWYYALLAMGMAGLIYKYIEYRGAEKEWGDGIRGLALSAARYSLLRLEEGPPHTKNWRPQILILAKLTDDLVPKYRKLFAFASQLKAGKGLAICVSCIGGDYARSSGEAMAAKQSLRKTMDEEKVKGFVDVLVARSVVDGLSCLIQTTGLGGMKPNTVILGWPYGWRQSEDEKTWKVFLQTLRSVTAARMALLVPKGINFFPDSTEKVVGNIDVWWIVHDGGLLMLLPFLLKQHRTWKNCKMRIFTVAQMEDNSIQMKKDLKMFLYHLRIEAEVEVVEMMDSDISAYTYERTLMMEQRYQMLRELRLNKKESLGVVQAIVDHHHNVDVKTATKVRFQEPTNQPANKANGLDEAQEKLVQETELNTKELEAGDSGEKDEDVKESSEETAHLVGGSPKEDNRENNAKEAKECEADTKTANPDPTEPEQYVPDEGNVRRMHTSVKLNEVIVNKSHDAQLVILNLPGPPRDTRMERESNYMEFLEVLTEGLERVLMVRGGGREVITIYS; from the exons GAGGAAATGGAGGATCGGCCTCGGATCTCAACCCTCCTCAACAGTCTTGCCAACTACAGCAACACGATACCAGCGGCGACGGACCCTGACAGCAAATCGGCACAGGCCGCTGGTGGTGGGGCCCGAATGGGGACGTTGATCGGGGTCTTTCTGCCCTGCATCCAGAACATCTTTGGCGTCATACTCTTCATTAGATTGACATGGGTCGTTGGTACCGCTGGGGCAATTCAAGGCTTCCTCATAGtgctctgctgctgctgtgtC ACGATGTTGACGGCAATCAGCATGAGCGCCATCGCCACCAACGGCGTGGTTCCAGCCGGCGGGTCTTACTTCATGATATCACGAAGTTTAGGCCCCGAATTCGGAGGTGCGGTCGGCATGCTTTTTTACATGGGGACCACCCTCGCAGCGGCCATGTACATCATTGGTGCTGTTGAAATCGTCTTG ACGTACATGGCACCGGGGATGAGCATATTCGGCGATTTTACGAAAGACGCCAGTATAATGTACAACAATTTTCGAGTCTATGGTACTGGGCTGCTGATGGTGATGGGAACGATAGTGTTTATCGGTGTTAAATTCGTCAACAAATTTGCCACGATCGCCCTAGCCTGTGTAATATTCTCGATAATCGCCGTCTACGTTGGTCTATTTTACAACTTCAACGGAAGCGAAGCTCTCAA GATGTGCGTTCTCGGCAAACGGTTGTTGAAAGACCTGAAGAACGTCACGGGAGGCTGCAAGACTGGACCAGACGGAGAGCTGGATAGtattttctgcaaaaattcCACCTGCGACCAGTATTACAAAGATCACAAGCCCGAAGTAAGGAACGGAGTCCGAGGATTGGCCAGTGGAGTTTTCATGG agAATCTATGGGGCAGTTTTCTGGAAGAAGGCCAATTTCTTGCCTACGATAACGAGCCGGAACACGTCAACACCCTGGGTGGTCCAAGCTATAATCAAATTCAGGCCGACCTCACGACGACCTTCACTATTCTAATTGGAATTTTCTTCCCCTCGGTAACAG GTATCATGGCCGGATCTAACCGATCGGGAGATCTGGCGGACGCTCAGAAGTCGATACCGATTGGAACGATATGCGCGATTTTAACAACCTCGACGGTCTACCTTTCGACCGTCCTTCTGTTCGCGGGTACAGTGGACAACCTCCTGCTGCGCGACAAGTTCGGTCAGAGTATCGGGGGTCGTCTGGTAGTGGCGAACATCGCCTGGCCGAACGAGTGGGTGATACTGGTCGGCTCGTTCCTCTCGACTCTAGGAGCCGGTCTCCAGTCGCTAACCGGGGCGCCTCGACTCCTCCAGGCCATCGCCCGGGACGGGATAATCCCATTCCTGTCACCGTTCGCTGCCAGCTCAAGCAGAGGCGAACCGACGAGGGCGTTGCTGCTGACAGTGGTGATATGCCAGTGCGGAATCCTCCTGGGCAACGTCGACTACCTGGCCCCCCTCCTCTCGATGTTCTTCCTCATGTGCTACGGGTTTGTCAACCTTGCCTGCGCCCTCCAGACCCTTCTTCGAACACCGAACTGGCGGCCAAGGTTCAAGTACTATCACTGGAGCCTCTCCTTCCTCGGGCTGTCACTCTGCATAGCGATTATGTTCATGACCAGCTGGTACTACGCTCTACTGGCCATGGGGATGGCTGGACTCATCTACAAGTACATCGAGTACCGCGGTGCCGAGAAGGAATGGGGTGATGGGATTCGGGGTCTCGCTTTGTCAGCTGCCAGGTACTCGCTTCTAAGGCTCGAGGAAGGCCCGCCACACACGAAGAACTGGCGACCGCAGATTCTGATCCTCGCGAAGCTTACCGACGACCTGGTACCCAAGTATAGAAAGCTCTTCGCCTTCGCCAGTCAGCTCAAGGCCGGCAAGGGGCTGGCGATTTGCGTCAGCTGCATCGGCGGCGATTATGCGAGGTCATCGGGCGAAGCAATGGCCGCAAAACAGAGCCTCAGGAAGACCATGGACGAGGAGAAGGTCAAGGGGTTCGTCGACGTCCTCGTCGCACGCAGCGTCGTCGACGGGCTTAGCTGCCTCATTCAGACCACCGGACTCGGCGGCATGAAACCCAACACCGTCATCCTCGGCTGGCCATACGGCTGGAGACAGTCGGAGGACGAGAAGACTTGGAAGGTCTTTTTGCAGACCTTGCGCAGCGTCACTGCTGCTCGTATGGCGCTTCTCGTTCCCAAGGGGATAAACTTCTTCCCTGACTCGACGGAAAAGGTCGTCGGGAACATCGATGTCTGGTGGATCGTTCATGACGGTGGTCTGCTTATGCTGCTTCCATTCCTCCTAAAACAACATCGTACTTGGAAAAATTGCAAGATGAGGATCTTCACCGTTGCACAGATGGAGGACAATTCTATACAGATGAAAAAGGATCTTAAGATGTTCTTGTATCATTTGAGAATCGAGGCTGAGGTCGAAGTTGTCGAAATG ATGGACTCCGATATTTCCGCTTATACCTACGAGCGTACACTGATGATGGAACAAAGGTACCAAATGCTGCGAGAACTTCGTCTGAACAAAAAGGAGTCCTTGGGAGTC GTACAAGCAATTGTTGACCACCACCACAATGTCGACGTCAAAACGGCTACAAAGGTCAGGTTCCAAGAGCCGACAAACCAGCCAGCCAATAAAGCCAATGGTCTCGATGAGGCTCAGGAAAAATTGGTACAGGAAACTGAACTGAATACAAAGGAACTAGAAGCCGGTGATTCAGGAGAAAAGGATGAAGATGTGAAGGAAAGCTCAGAGGAAACGGCTCACCTTGTCGGGGGATCTCCCAAGGAAGATAACAGAGAAAACAACGCTAAAGAGGCAAAGGAATGCGAAGCTGACACCAAGACAGCGAATCCAGACCCCACAGAACCTGAACAATACGTTCC AGATGAGGGCAATGTGAGACGAATGCACACTTCTGTGAAGCTGAACGAAGTGATCGTCAATAAGAGTCACGACGCTCAGTTAGTGATCTTGAATCTGCCTGGTCCACCAAGGGACACGAGGATGGAGAGAGAGTCGAACT ATATGGAGTTCCTCGAAGTATTAACAGAAGGTCTTGAGAGAGTATTGATGGTGCGAGGTGGGGGCCGAGAAGTGATCACCATATACTCGTGA
- the LOC124414408 gene encoding solute carrier family 12 member 4 isoform X2, producing the protein MSTSGATPLILAKKSHHTIVEGDGGGAAGDGEPFVGGNNAEKMSGYETNLYLYSEEMEDRPRISTLLNSLANYSNTIPAATDPDSKSAQAAGGGARMGTLIGVFLPCIQNIFGVILFIRLTWVVGTAGAIQGFLIVLCCCCVTMLTAISMSAIATNGVVPAGGSYFMISRSLGPEFGGAVGMLFYMGTTLAAAMYIIGAVEIVLTYMAPGMSIFGDFTKDASIMYNNFRVYGTGLLMVMGTIVFIGVKFVNKFATIALACVIFSIIAVYVGLFYNFNGSEALKMCVLGKRLLKDLKNVTGGCKTGPDGELDSIFCKNSTCDQYYKDHKPEVRNGVRGLASGVFMENLWGSFLEEGQFLAYDNEPEHVNTLGGPSYNQIQADLTTTFTILIGIFFPSVTGIMAGSNRSGDLADAQKSIPIGTICAILTTSTVYLSTVLLFAGTVDNLLLRDKFGQSIGGRLVVANIAWPNEWVILVGSFLSTLGAGLQSLTGAPRLLQAIARDGIIPFLSPFAASSSRGEPTRALLLTVVICQCGILLGNVDYLAPLLSMFFLMCYGFVNLACALQTLLRTPNWRPRFKYYHWSLSFLGLSLCIAIMFMTSWYYALLAMGMAGLIYKYIEYRGAEKEWGDGIRGLALSAARYSLLRLEEGPPHTKNWRPQILILAKLTDDLVPKYRKLFAFASQLKAGKGLAICVSCIGGDYARSSGEAMAAKQSLRKTMDEEKVKGFVDVLVARSVVDGLSCLIQTTGLGGMKPNTVILGWPYGWRQSEDEKTWKVFLQTLRSVTAARMALLVPKGINFFPDSTEKVVGNIDVWWIVHDGGLLMLLPFLLKQHRTWKNCKMRIFTVAQMEDNSIQMKKDLKMFLYHLRIEAEVEVVEMMDSDISAYTYERTLMMEQRYQMLRELRLNKKESLGVGQTLVDFNEVQAIVDHHHNVDVKTATKVRFQEPTNQPANKANGLDEAQEKLVQETELNTKELEAGDSGEKDEDVKESSEETAHLVGGSPKEDNRENNAKEAKECEADTKTANPDPTEPEQYVPDEGNVRRMHTSVKLNEVIVNKSHDAQLVILNLPGPPRDTRMERESNYMEFLEVLTEGLERVLMVRGGGREVITIYS; encoded by the exons GAGGAAATGGAGGATCGGCCTCGGATCTCAACCCTCCTCAACAGTCTTGCCAACTACAGCAACACGATACCAGCGGCGACGGACCCTGACAGCAAATCGGCACAGGCCGCTGGTGGTGGGGCCCGAATGGGGACGTTGATCGGGGTCTTTCTGCCCTGCATCCAGAACATCTTTGGCGTCATACTCTTCATTAGATTGACATGGGTCGTTGGTACCGCTGGGGCAATTCAAGGCTTCCTCATAGtgctctgctgctgctgtgtC ACGATGTTGACGGCAATCAGCATGAGCGCCATCGCCACCAACGGCGTGGTTCCAGCCGGCGGGTCTTACTTCATGATATCACGAAGTTTAGGCCCCGAATTCGGAGGTGCGGTCGGCATGCTTTTTTACATGGGGACCACCCTCGCAGCGGCCATGTACATCATTGGTGCTGTTGAAATCGTCTTG ACGTACATGGCACCGGGGATGAGCATATTCGGCGATTTTACGAAAGACGCCAGTATAATGTACAACAATTTTCGAGTCTATGGTACTGGGCTGCTGATGGTGATGGGAACGATAGTGTTTATCGGTGTTAAATTCGTCAACAAATTTGCCACGATCGCCCTAGCCTGTGTAATATTCTCGATAATCGCCGTCTACGTTGGTCTATTTTACAACTTCAACGGAAGCGAAGCTCTCAA GATGTGCGTTCTCGGCAAACGGTTGTTGAAAGACCTGAAGAACGTCACGGGAGGCTGCAAGACTGGACCAGACGGAGAGCTGGATAGtattttctgcaaaaattcCACCTGCGACCAGTATTACAAAGATCACAAGCCCGAAGTAAGGAACGGAGTCCGAGGATTGGCCAGTGGAGTTTTCATGG agAATCTATGGGGCAGTTTTCTGGAAGAAGGCCAATTTCTTGCCTACGATAACGAGCCGGAACACGTCAACACCCTGGGTGGTCCAAGCTATAATCAAATTCAGGCCGACCTCACGACGACCTTCACTATTCTAATTGGAATTTTCTTCCCCTCGGTAACAG GTATCATGGCCGGATCTAACCGATCGGGAGATCTGGCGGACGCTCAGAAGTCGATACCGATTGGAACGATATGCGCGATTTTAACAACCTCGACGGTCTACCTTTCGACCGTCCTTCTGTTCGCGGGTACAGTGGACAACCTCCTGCTGCGCGACAAGTTCGGTCAGAGTATCGGGGGTCGTCTGGTAGTGGCGAACATCGCCTGGCCGAACGAGTGGGTGATACTGGTCGGCTCGTTCCTCTCGACTCTAGGAGCCGGTCTCCAGTCGCTAACCGGGGCGCCTCGACTCCTCCAGGCCATCGCCCGGGACGGGATAATCCCATTCCTGTCACCGTTCGCTGCCAGCTCAAGCAGAGGCGAACCGACGAGGGCGTTGCTGCTGACAGTGGTGATATGCCAGTGCGGAATCCTCCTGGGCAACGTCGACTACCTGGCCCCCCTCCTCTCGATGTTCTTCCTCATGTGCTACGGGTTTGTCAACCTTGCCTGCGCCCTCCAGACCCTTCTTCGAACACCGAACTGGCGGCCAAGGTTCAAGTACTATCACTGGAGCCTCTCCTTCCTCGGGCTGTCACTCTGCATAGCGATTATGTTCATGACCAGCTGGTACTACGCTCTACTGGCCATGGGGATGGCTGGACTCATCTACAAGTACATCGAGTACCGCGGTGCCGAGAAGGAATGGGGTGATGGGATTCGGGGTCTCGCTTTGTCAGCTGCCAGGTACTCGCTTCTAAGGCTCGAGGAAGGCCCGCCACACACGAAGAACTGGCGACCGCAGATTCTGATCCTCGCGAAGCTTACCGACGACCTGGTACCCAAGTATAGAAAGCTCTTCGCCTTCGCCAGTCAGCTCAAGGCCGGCAAGGGGCTGGCGATTTGCGTCAGCTGCATCGGCGGCGATTATGCGAGGTCATCGGGCGAAGCAATGGCCGCAAAACAGAGCCTCAGGAAGACCATGGACGAGGAGAAGGTCAAGGGGTTCGTCGACGTCCTCGTCGCACGCAGCGTCGTCGACGGGCTTAGCTGCCTCATTCAGACCACCGGACTCGGCGGCATGAAACCCAACACCGTCATCCTCGGCTGGCCATACGGCTGGAGACAGTCGGAGGACGAGAAGACTTGGAAGGTCTTTTTGCAGACCTTGCGCAGCGTCACTGCTGCTCGTATGGCGCTTCTCGTTCCCAAGGGGATAAACTTCTTCCCTGACTCGACGGAAAAGGTCGTCGGGAACATCGATGTCTGGTGGATCGTTCATGACGGTGGTCTGCTTATGCTGCTTCCATTCCTCCTAAAACAACATCGTACTTGGAAAAATTGCAAGATGAGGATCTTCACCGTTGCACAGATGGAGGACAATTCTATACAGATGAAAAAGGATCTTAAGATGTTCTTGTATCATTTGAGAATCGAGGCTGAGGTCGAAGTTGTCGAAATG ATGGACTCCGATATTTCCGCTTATACCTACGAGCGTACACTGATGATGGAACAAAGGTACCAAATGCTGCGAGAACTTCGTCTGAACAAAAAGGAGTCCTTGGGAGTC GGCCAGACATTGGTGGACTTCAACGAG GTACAAGCAATTGTTGACCACCACCACAATGTCGACGTCAAAACGGCTACAAAGGTCAGGTTCCAAGAGCCGACAAACCAGCCAGCCAATAAAGCCAATGGTCTCGATGAGGCTCAGGAAAAATTGGTACAGGAAACTGAACTGAATACAAAGGAACTAGAAGCCGGTGATTCAGGAGAAAAGGATGAAGATGTGAAGGAAAGCTCAGAGGAAACGGCTCACCTTGTCGGGGGATCTCCCAAGGAAGATAACAGAGAAAACAACGCTAAAGAGGCAAAGGAATGCGAAGCTGACACCAAGACAGCGAATCCAGACCCCACAGAACCTGAACAATACGTTCC AGATGAGGGCAATGTGAGACGAATGCACACTTCTGTGAAGCTGAACGAAGTGATCGTCAATAAGAGTCACGACGCTCAGTTAGTGATCTTGAATCTGCCTGGTCCACCAAGGGACACGAGGATGGAGAGAGAGTCGAACT ATATGGAGTTCCTCGAAGTATTAACAGAAGGTCTTGAGAGAGTATTGATGGTGCGAGGTGGGGGCCGAGAAGTGATCACCATATACTCGTGA
- the LOC124414408 gene encoding solute carrier family 12 member 4 isoform X1 — protein MPERFTVTPATSAPSPKEPVSIDVRFGDGGGAAGDGEPFVGGNNAEKMSGYETNLYLYSEEMEDRPRISTLLNSLANYSNTIPAATDPDSKSAQAAGGGARMGTLIGVFLPCIQNIFGVILFIRLTWVVGTAGAIQGFLIVLCCCCVTMLTAISMSAIATNGVVPAGGSYFMISRSLGPEFGGAVGMLFYMGTTLAAAMYIIGAVEIVLTYMAPGMSIFGDFTKDASIMYNNFRVYGTGLLMVMGTIVFIGVKFVNKFATIALACVIFSIIAVYVGLFYNFNGSEALKMCVLGKRLLKDLKNVTGGCKTGPDGELDSIFCKNSTCDQYYKDHKPEVRNGVRGLASGVFMENLWGSFLEEGQFLAYDNEPEHVNTLGGPSYNQIQADLTTTFTILIGIFFPSVTGIMAGSNRSGDLADAQKSIPIGTICAILTTSTVYLSTVLLFAGTVDNLLLRDKFGQSIGGRLVVANIAWPNEWVILVGSFLSTLGAGLQSLTGAPRLLQAIARDGIIPFLSPFAASSSRGEPTRALLLTVVICQCGILLGNVDYLAPLLSMFFLMCYGFVNLACALQTLLRTPNWRPRFKYYHWSLSFLGLSLCIAIMFMTSWYYALLAMGMAGLIYKYIEYRGAEKEWGDGIRGLALSAARYSLLRLEEGPPHTKNWRPQILILAKLTDDLVPKYRKLFAFASQLKAGKGLAICVSCIGGDYARSSGEAMAAKQSLRKTMDEEKVKGFVDVLVARSVVDGLSCLIQTTGLGGMKPNTVILGWPYGWRQSEDEKTWKVFLQTLRSVTAARMALLVPKGINFFPDSTEKVVGNIDVWWIVHDGGLLMLLPFLLKQHRTWKNCKMRIFTVAQMEDNSIQMKKDLKMFLYHLRIEAEVEVVEMMDSDISAYTYERTLMMEQRYQMLRELRLNKKESLGVGQTLVDFNEVQAIVDHHHNVDVKTATKVRFQEPTNQPANKANGLDEAQEKLVQETELNTKELEAGDSGEKDEDVKESSEETAHLVGGSPKEDNRENNAKEAKECEADTKTANPDPTEPEQYVPDEGNVRRMHTSVKLNEVIVNKSHDAQLVILNLPGPPRDTRMERESNYMEFLEVLTEGLERVLMVRGGGREVITIYS, from the exons GAGGAAATGGAGGATCGGCCTCGGATCTCAACCCTCCTCAACAGTCTTGCCAACTACAGCAACACGATACCAGCGGCGACGGACCCTGACAGCAAATCGGCACAGGCCGCTGGTGGTGGGGCCCGAATGGGGACGTTGATCGGGGTCTTTCTGCCCTGCATCCAGAACATCTTTGGCGTCATACTCTTCATTAGATTGACATGGGTCGTTGGTACCGCTGGGGCAATTCAAGGCTTCCTCATAGtgctctgctgctgctgtgtC ACGATGTTGACGGCAATCAGCATGAGCGCCATCGCCACCAACGGCGTGGTTCCAGCCGGCGGGTCTTACTTCATGATATCACGAAGTTTAGGCCCCGAATTCGGAGGTGCGGTCGGCATGCTTTTTTACATGGGGACCACCCTCGCAGCGGCCATGTACATCATTGGTGCTGTTGAAATCGTCTTG ACGTACATGGCACCGGGGATGAGCATATTCGGCGATTTTACGAAAGACGCCAGTATAATGTACAACAATTTTCGAGTCTATGGTACTGGGCTGCTGATGGTGATGGGAACGATAGTGTTTATCGGTGTTAAATTCGTCAACAAATTTGCCACGATCGCCCTAGCCTGTGTAATATTCTCGATAATCGCCGTCTACGTTGGTCTATTTTACAACTTCAACGGAAGCGAAGCTCTCAA GATGTGCGTTCTCGGCAAACGGTTGTTGAAAGACCTGAAGAACGTCACGGGAGGCTGCAAGACTGGACCAGACGGAGAGCTGGATAGtattttctgcaaaaattcCACCTGCGACCAGTATTACAAAGATCACAAGCCCGAAGTAAGGAACGGAGTCCGAGGATTGGCCAGTGGAGTTTTCATGG agAATCTATGGGGCAGTTTTCTGGAAGAAGGCCAATTTCTTGCCTACGATAACGAGCCGGAACACGTCAACACCCTGGGTGGTCCAAGCTATAATCAAATTCAGGCCGACCTCACGACGACCTTCACTATTCTAATTGGAATTTTCTTCCCCTCGGTAACAG GTATCATGGCCGGATCTAACCGATCGGGAGATCTGGCGGACGCTCAGAAGTCGATACCGATTGGAACGATATGCGCGATTTTAACAACCTCGACGGTCTACCTTTCGACCGTCCTTCTGTTCGCGGGTACAGTGGACAACCTCCTGCTGCGCGACAAGTTCGGTCAGAGTATCGGGGGTCGTCTGGTAGTGGCGAACATCGCCTGGCCGAACGAGTGGGTGATACTGGTCGGCTCGTTCCTCTCGACTCTAGGAGCCGGTCTCCAGTCGCTAACCGGGGCGCCTCGACTCCTCCAGGCCATCGCCCGGGACGGGATAATCCCATTCCTGTCACCGTTCGCTGCCAGCTCAAGCAGAGGCGAACCGACGAGGGCGTTGCTGCTGACAGTGGTGATATGCCAGTGCGGAATCCTCCTGGGCAACGTCGACTACCTGGCCCCCCTCCTCTCGATGTTCTTCCTCATGTGCTACGGGTTTGTCAACCTTGCCTGCGCCCTCCAGACCCTTCTTCGAACACCGAACTGGCGGCCAAGGTTCAAGTACTATCACTGGAGCCTCTCCTTCCTCGGGCTGTCACTCTGCATAGCGATTATGTTCATGACCAGCTGGTACTACGCTCTACTGGCCATGGGGATGGCTGGACTCATCTACAAGTACATCGAGTACCGCGGTGCCGAGAAGGAATGGGGTGATGGGATTCGGGGTCTCGCTTTGTCAGCTGCCAGGTACTCGCTTCTAAGGCTCGAGGAAGGCCCGCCACACACGAAGAACTGGCGACCGCAGATTCTGATCCTCGCGAAGCTTACCGACGACCTGGTACCCAAGTATAGAAAGCTCTTCGCCTTCGCCAGTCAGCTCAAGGCCGGCAAGGGGCTGGCGATTTGCGTCAGCTGCATCGGCGGCGATTATGCGAGGTCATCGGGCGAAGCAATGGCCGCAAAACAGAGCCTCAGGAAGACCATGGACGAGGAGAAGGTCAAGGGGTTCGTCGACGTCCTCGTCGCACGCAGCGTCGTCGACGGGCTTAGCTGCCTCATTCAGACCACCGGACTCGGCGGCATGAAACCCAACACCGTCATCCTCGGCTGGCCATACGGCTGGAGACAGTCGGAGGACGAGAAGACTTGGAAGGTCTTTTTGCAGACCTTGCGCAGCGTCACTGCTGCTCGTATGGCGCTTCTCGTTCCCAAGGGGATAAACTTCTTCCCTGACTCGACGGAAAAGGTCGTCGGGAACATCGATGTCTGGTGGATCGTTCATGACGGTGGTCTGCTTATGCTGCTTCCATTCCTCCTAAAACAACATCGTACTTGGAAAAATTGCAAGATGAGGATCTTCACCGTTGCACAGATGGAGGACAATTCTATACAGATGAAAAAGGATCTTAAGATGTTCTTGTATCATTTGAGAATCGAGGCTGAGGTCGAAGTTGTCGAAATG ATGGACTCCGATATTTCCGCTTATACCTACGAGCGTACACTGATGATGGAACAAAGGTACCAAATGCTGCGAGAACTTCGTCTGAACAAAAAGGAGTCCTTGGGAGTC GGCCAGACATTGGTGGACTTCAACGAG GTACAAGCAATTGTTGACCACCACCACAATGTCGACGTCAAAACGGCTACAAAGGTCAGGTTCCAAGAGCCGACAAACCAGCCAGCCAATAAAGCCAATGGTCTCGATGAGGCTCAGGAAAAATTGGTACAGGAAACTGAACTGAATACAAAGGAACTAGAAGCCGGTGATTCAGGAGAAAAGGATGAAGATGTGAAGGAAAGCTCAGAGGAAACGGCTCACCTTGTCGGGGGATCTCCCAAGGAAGATAACAGAGAAAACAACGCTAAAGAGGCAAAGGAATGCGAAGCTGACACCAAGACAGCGAATCCAGACCCCACAGAACCTGAACAATACGTTCC AGATGAGGGCAATGTGAGACGAATGCACACTTCTGTGAAGCTGAACGAAGTGATCGTCAATAAGAGTCACGACGCTCAGTTAGTGATCTTGAATCTGCCTGGTCCACCAAGGGACACGAGGATGGAGAGAGAGTCGAACT ATATGGAGTTCCTCGAAGTATTAACAGAAGGTCTTGAGAGAGTATTGATGGTGCGAGGTGGGGGCCGAGAAGTGATCACCATATACTCGTGA